A single genomic interval of Spirosoma linguale DSM 74 harbors:
- a CDS encoding two component transcriptional regulator, LytTR family (PFAM: response regulator receiver; LytTr DNA- binding region~SMART: response regulator receiver~KEGG: hypothetical protein): protein MTLPIRCLVVDDKPLALDILTNYIGKVPFLHLAAATTNPLDALTRVAQEPIDLILLDIQMPELTGLQFLTALNSRSRVILTTAYAEYALDGFEHDVVDYLLKPISFERFYRAVLKVQQQMRPSPDLPLEQRAYLFIRTEHRMQRVDIANILYAEGLQNYTVVHTVAEKVIARQTFGSLESNLPPSAFVRVHKSFIVALAHISTVERSRIYIKNGNQEPVNIPIGDAYRERFYKLLGM, encoded by the coding sequence ATGACCTTACCCATTCGTTGCCTTGTTGTCGACGATAAGCCCCTGGCACTCGACATTCTGACCAATTACATCGGCAAAGTGCCTTTTCTGCACCTGGCAGCGGCAACGACGAACCCACTCGACGCGCTGACGCGGGTGGCCCAAGAACCGATAGACCTGATTCTTCTGGATATTCAAATGCCGGAACTGACCGGCCTTCAATTTCTTACAGCCCTCAACAGCCGTTCGCGGGTGATTTTAACGACAGCCTACGCCGAATATGCCCTGGATGGCTTTGAACACGATGTGGTAGATTACCTGCTCAAGCCGATATCGTTTGAGCGATTCTATCGAGCGGTCCTGAAAGTTCAGCAGCAGATGCGGCCTTCGCCCGATCTGCCACTTGAGCAGCGTGCTTACCTGTTCATTCGTACCGAGCACCGAATGCAACGGGTCGATATAGCCAATATCCTATATGCAGAGGGTTTGCAGAATTACACCGTAGTGCATACCGTGGCCGAAAAAGTGATAGCCCGGCAAACATTTGGCAGTTTAGAGAGTAATCTGCCACCCTCGGCTTTTGTCCGGGTACATAAATCATTTATTGTAGCCCTGGCCCATATTTCTACGGTTGAACGGAGTCGTATTTACATCAAAAATGGCAATCAGGAACCGGTAAACATCCCCATTGGCGATGCCTACCGGGAGAGATTCTACAAGTTATTAGGCATGTGA
- a CDS encoding short-chain dehydrogenase/reductase SDR (PFAM: short-chain dehydrogenase/reductase SDR; KR domain protein~KEGG: mlo:mlr1595 short chain dehydrogenase) yields MAKTIFITGASRGFGKLWAKAFLQRGDKVAATARNLDDLTDLIEEFGDKILPVQVDVTNKAQTIEAVKKAHDHFGKIDVLINNAGYGVFGAVEEVSEEEARKQMDVNFFGLLWATQAVLPYMRAQQSGHIIQVSSVLGLFTVPTLGLYNASKFAVEGLTETLATEVKEFGIHVSLIEPNGYETEWGSTSASHAQELDAYTNLKTAFRAGYNPDHYGVPAATVNALLQLVDAPEPPLRLILGKIGYPAVKAVYEQRLATWEAWNHVSTEAHGK; encoded by the coding sequence ATGGCAAAGACAATCTTTATTACGGGCGCTTCCCGTGGCTTCGGGAAATTATGGGCAAAGGCATTCCTGCAACGTGGCGACAAAGTAGCGGCTACGGCCCGCAATCTGGACGACCTGACCGATCTGATCGAAGAATTTGGTGATAAAATTTTGCCGGTACAGGTCGACGTAACCAACAAAGCCCAGACCATTGAGGCCGTAAAAAAAGCCCATGATCATTTCGGCAAAATCGACGTACTGATCAACAATGCAGGCTATGGCGTGTTTGGTGCCGTAGAGGAAGTGTCGGAAGAGGAGGCCCGCAAACAAATGGATGTTAATTTCTTCGGTTTACTTTGGGCTACTCAGGCAGTTTTGCCGTACATGCGGGCGCAGCAGAGCGGCCACATTATCCAGGTATCCAGTGTACTGGGGCTATTCACGGTACCTACGCTGGGGTTGTACAACGCGTCGAAGTTCGCAGTCGAAGGGCTCACCGAAACGCTGGCCACCGAAGTGAAGGAGTTCGGAATTCACGTCTCCCTGATCGAGCCGAACGGCTACGAAACCGAATGGGGCAGCACCTCGGCCAGTCATGCACAGGAACTGGACGCTTATACTAATCTAAAAACCGCTTTCCGCGCTGGTTACAATCCCGACCACTACGGCGTTCCGGCGGCTACTGTCAACGCACTTTTACAACTGGTCGATGCGCCGGAACCACCACTCCGCTTAATTTTAGGAAAAATTGGCTATCCAGCCGTCAAAGCCGTTTACGAACAGCGGCTGGCAACCTGGGAAGCCTGGAACCACGTGAGCACAGAAGCCCACGGTAAATAA
- a CDS encoding zinc-binding alcohol dehydrogenase family protein (TIGRFAM: zinc-binding alcohol dehydrogenase family protein~PFAM: Alcohol dehydrogenase zinc-binding domain protein; Alcohol dehydrogenase GroES domain protein~KEGG: reu:Reut_B3912 zinc-containing alcohol dehydrogenase superfamily protein) — protein MKAVGFKTSLPISEAESFIDVDLEKPAPGGRDLLVKVDAISVNPVDFKIRQNSAKDTVLEQPKIIGWDAVGVVEAVGSDVSLFKVGDAVYYAGDITRSGSNAEYQLIDERIVGRKPTTLSNEAAAGIPLTALTAWEIFFDRMRLSPERDRNKTLLIIGGAGGVGSIAIQLAKKLLGLHVIATASRPETIDWCKKMGADLVVNHRNLIDEVRNAGFQYVDYIVDFVDTNGYWDTLAELIKPQGHIASITGSAAPVVLNKLKNKSVSFSWEFMFTRSTYQTDDMIEQHHILNQVADLLDEGVLQPTVTQTLHGLTADALKQAHAQLESGTTIGKLVISF, from the coding sequence ATGAAAGCAGTAGGATTTAAGACATCGCTCCCCATTTCAGAAGCCGAGAGTTTTATCGACGTTGACCTTGAGAAACCCGCTCCGGGCGGTCGTGACTTGCTGGTGAAGGTCGACGCCATCTCCGTCAATCCGGTGGATTTTAAAATTCGGCAGAACTCAGCGAAGGATACCGTGCTGGAACAGCCCAAAATCATTGGCTGGGATGCCGTGGGTGTGGTGGAAGCCGTGGGCAGCGATGTTAGTCTCTTCAAGGTGGGCGATGCCGTGTACTACGCCGGGGATATTACCAGATCGGGCAGTAATGCCGAATATCAGCTAATCGACGAACGGATCGTGGGCCGCAAGCCAACTACGTTATCAAACGAAGCGGCTGCTGGTATTCCATTGACGGCCCTCACCGCCTGGGAGATCTTCTTCGACCGGATGCGGCTTTCGCCCGAACGCGACCGAAACAAAACCCTGCTCATCATCGGCGGGGCCGGGGGTGTTGGCTCCATTGCTATTCAACTGGCAAAAAAACTGCTGGGACTGCACGTCATCGCCACCGCATCGCGTCCCGAAACAATTGACTGGTGCAAAAAAATGGGGGCCGATCTGGTCGTTAACCATCGAAACCTGATTGACGAGGTTCGAAATGCCGGTTTTCAGTACGTTGACTACATCGTGGATTTTGTGGACACCAACGGCTATTGGGATACGCTGGCCGAACTCATCAAACCTCAGGGGCACATTGCCTCCATTACGGGTAGTGCCGCGCCCGTTGTGCTGAACAAGCTCAAAAATAAAAGCGTCAGCTTTTCGTGGGAGTTCATGTTCACGCGATCTACCTACCAGACCGACGATATGATCGAGCAGCACCACATCCTGAACCAGGTGGCCGACCTGCTGGACGAAGGTGTGCTTCAACCGACGGTCACCCAAACCCTGCATGGCCTGACGGCTGATGCGCTGAAGCAGGCCCACGCGCAGCTTGAGTCGGGCACAACGATTGGGAAACTGGTTATCTCGTTCTGA
- a CDS encoding transcriptional regulator, AraC family (PFAM: helix-turn-helix- domain containing protein AraC type~SMART: Helix-turn-helix, AraC domain~KEGG: scl:sce6224 AraC family transcriptional regulator), whose amino-acid sequence MMDRITHYKTISELHQKSGFPPPEHPLLSLMTCRELMTYSVGEARFTSDFYMIALKKIKSGYVLYGKTKYDHDNGSMVFVKPRQIIEVSNVQFAEKGFLIFFHEEYLSGHRLHDQIKKYGYFEYEINEALHLSPSEEKIMWDTYEKIRTEYDNNQDEFSREIILTHIDSILTYSERFYKRQFVNRSTNLSGTTIRKFHEALNRYAASGQLQNQGLPSVHQLADELSLSSRYLSDVLKLETGKTALEHIHIYLVDEAKNRLLSSDLNIAEIAYQLGFENPPYFTRLFKKMVGLTPMQYKEQHLN is encoded by the coding sequence ATGATGGACCGGATCACCCACTATAAAACCATCTCGGAGCTGCATCAGAAAAGCGGCTTTCCACCGCCGGAACACCCGTTGCTTAGCCTGATGACATGCAGAGAACTAATGACGTATTCTGTGGGGGAAGCCCGGTTCACCAGCGACTTTTACATGATTGCCCTGAAAAAGATCAAGTCGGGCTATGTGCTATACGGTAAAACCAAATACGACCACGACAATGGCTCCATGGTTTTTGTGAAACCACGGCAGATCATCGAGGTTAGCAATGTGCAGTTTGCCGAAAAAGGGTTTTTGATCTTTTTCCACGAAGAGTACCTGTCGGGGCATCGCTTGCACGACCAGATCAAAAAGTACGGCTACTTCGAGTATGAAATCAACGAAGCCCTGCATCTGTCGCCGTCCGAAGAGAAAATCATGTGGGATACGTACGAGAAGATCCGAACGGAATACGACAACAACCAGGATGAGTTTAGCCGGGAGATCATTCTCACACATATCGACTCCATCCTGACGTATTCGGAGCGGTTTTATAAACGGCAATTTGTCAATCGAAGCACCAACCTCTCGGGAACGACGATTCGTAAATTTCACGAAGCATTGAACCGATATGCCGCGAGCGGGCAGCTGCAGAACCAGGGGCTGCCGTCGGTGCACCAACTGGCCGACGAACTGTCTCTTTCGTCACGCTACCTGAGCGATGTGCTGAAGTTAGAAACGGGTAAGACCGCGCTGGAGCATATCCATATCTACCTGGTCGACGAAGCTAAAAACAGGTTGCTTAGCTCCGACCTCAATATTGCCGAAATAGCTTACCAGCTGGGTTTTGAGAATCCGCCCTATTTTACCCGGCTGTTCAAAAAAATGGTGGGTCTGACGCCCATGCAATACAAAGAGCAGCACCTGAATTAA